GACCTCGATGACGCGCACCGGCTCGCCGCACAGCTCCAGCCGGAGGGTCTCGGCGATCACATGCGCGCCGTGCTTGGCGGCGACATAACCGCCGCCGCCCTCGTAGGTGCCGTGGCCCGCGGTGGAGGAGAGCACGACGACGGTGCCGTCGCCGGAGGCGGTGAGCACGGGCAGCAGCGCCTGGGTCATATGGAGCACGCCCAGCACATTGACCTCGTACATGGTCCGCCAGTCGGCGGGGTCACCGGTGGCGACCGGCTCCGCGCCGAGGGCACCGCCGGCGTTGTTGACCAGTACGTCGACGGACGGGTAGCGGTCGAGGGCGGCAGCGAAGGCGTCGACGGCGGCGCGGTCGGTGACGTCGAGGGCGTAGGCCTCGGCGTGCGGCAGCTCGGCGGCGAGCGCTTCGATGCGGTCCTTGCGGCGGGCGGTGAGCACCACGTGGTAGCCGGCCGCGGCCAGCGCTCGCGCGGTGGCGGCGCCGATGCCGCTGCTCGCTCCGGTGACGACGGCGGTACGGGCCTCGGCGGTCATGCGCTCTCCTCGGGCGATGGGTCCCCCCGCTCCGCACGAGCCGGGGGAGGACGGTCCGCGGCCAGGATATGCAGGCGGGTCAACGTCCCCTGGGGGCGTACATGATCACTGCCATGCCGGCCAGGCAGACCAGCGCGCCGATCACGTCCCAGCGGTCGGGGCGGTATCCGTCGGCGACCATGCCCCAGGCCAGCGATCCGGCGACGAAGACACCGCCGTACGCGGCGAGGATCCGGCCGAAATCGGCGTCCGGCTGGAGCGTCGCGACGAAGCCGTAGACACCGAGCGCGAGCACTCCGGCGCCGATCCAGGCCCAGCCCTTGTGCTCGCGGACGCCCTGCCAGACCAGCCAGGCTCCGCCGATCTCGAAGAGGGCGGCGACGGCGAAGAGGGCGGCGGAGCGGGCGATCAGCATGGGGGAAGCGTACGGAGCTGGGGCCCGGCTCCCGTGCGGGCGGGGTGGCTGCCAGTGGGGCGGCTGTGAGCGGGGTGGCTGTGAGCGGGGTGGCTGTCAGTGGGGTGTGAGAGCTTCGGGGGCATGCTGATCGAACGGGCTTACGTGGACGTTCCGGAGGGAGCGGGGGCGGCCGAGGACGGCTGGCCCTGGACGGTGCCGTGTGTGCGCCAGATGGCCAAGGAGGGGCTGGCCTTCCGCGCTCCGGTCACCTTCCTGGTGGGGGAGAACGGTTCGGGGAAATCGACCCTGGCCGAGGCGCTGGCGGAGGGTTTCGGGCTGGATTCCTACGGCGGCTCGGCCGGATACAAGTACGCCAGCTCACGGGAGGCGTCACTGCTCGGCGGACTGATGCGGTTCGACCCGACGCAGGAGGGGCGCCGGATGGTGCGCGGGCCGCGGGTCCGCCGACGGGGGTTCTTCCTGCGGGCCGAGACGGCGATGGAAGCGCTGAACCGGGAGCGGAGCGCGCTGAAGCTGTCGCGGTCCCCGGACGACATGAGCCATGGCGAGGGCTTTCTGATGGCTTTCCGGGAGCGGTTCTCGCAGCGGGGCCTGTATGTGATGGACGAGCCGGAGGCGGCGCTGTCCTTCTCCTCCTGCCTGGAACTGGTGGGGCTGATGGATGAGTTGGGGAGCGGTGGCGCGCAGATCATCTGCGCCACCCACTCCCCGCTGCTGACGGCGCTGCCCGGCGCCGAGATCGTCGAGGTCGGCGAGCACGGGATGCGGCGCGTGGAGTGGGCGGAGCTGGGGCTGGTCGACCACTGGCGGCGCTATCTCAACGACCCGCGGGCGTATCTGCGGCATGTGCTGGAGGGGTGAGGGCGGTGGCTATGGGGGCCCCGTCCTCGACCCCGGTCCAGTGGGCGAGGGCGCCCCGTAGCGCCGCGGCGCGCTCGGCGGGGGCGGTGGCGTCGGTGGCCCAGGCGATATAGCCGTCGGGGCGGACGAGAAGGGCCGTGCGGCGGGGGCTCCGCCAGAAGGCGGTCACCACGCGGCCGTCGCCCGGGTGAGGGGAGTCCCCGCCGCCCGCCGGAGCCTGGGGGACGCCGGGCTCGCCGGCGGGGGTGATGAGGACGAACCGGCCCTGGCGGAGGAGCTCATAGAGGCGGCCGCCGCCGGCCAGCCGGATGTCGGGGGCGCGGTGGCCCGCGAGGGGATGGGCGCCGGGCCCGGCCGGATAGGCGATGCCGATGCCGGAGATGGTGCGGATCGCCCGGCGGGACAGCGGCCGCAGACGGTTGACGACCTGGGTGGCGAGGGTGCGCACGGCGCGCCCGGGGCCGGTCGGCAGCAGGGCGACCCGGATGAGGGCGCCGCTGCTGCGCAGGGCCTGCTTGCCCACCGGGTGGCGCTCGGTCTGATAGCTGTCCAACAGGCTGTCGGGGGCGTGGCCCTGGAGCACGGCGGCCAGCTTCCAACTGAGGTTGGCGGCGTCCTGCAGGCCGGTGTTCATGCCCATGGCGCCGGCGGGGGAGTGCACATGCGCGGCGTCGCCGGCGAGGAAGACGCGGCCGACCCGGTAGGCGGGGACCTGGCGCTCGTCGCTGTGGAAGCGGGAGACCCAGCGGGCGTCATGCATGCCGTAGTCACTGCCGAGGGCGAGCCGGGTCAGCTCGCGGATCTCGTCGAGGTCGGCCGGGGCGTCGTCGTCGGCCTGGTGGTGGCGGTTCCAGCCGATGACGCGGTACAGGCCGCCGCCGAACGAGGCGATCAGCGCGAACGCCTCGCCGTTGGCATTGACCATCAGCGGGGAGTCGGGCTCCTGGGCCAGCCGGACATCGGCGAGCACCAGGGAGCGGATCACGGACTTGCCGGGGAAGGGCAGGCCGATCGCCTCGCGGATGGTGCTGCGGACGCCGTCGGTGCCGACGACATGGGCGGCGCGGATGGCGCCGAGCCCCTCGGCGGTGCGGAAGCGCACCGTCACACCGTCGGCGTCCTGGTCGAGACCGAGCACCTCGGAGTCGTGGCGGAAGGTGACACCGGCCCGGCGGGCCCGGCGCTCCAGCAGCCGCTCGACCTCGAACTGGGGCGTGACCAGCACGAAGGGGAAGCGGGTGCGGAGCCGGGTCGGGTCGATGGTGACCCGGCCGAAGAGACGGAGGCCGGTGAGCGGATGGCCGCCGGCGACCAGCTCATCGGCGAGACCGCGGGCATCGAGCTGCTCCAGGGTGCGAGCATGCACGACCAGGGCGCGGGTGAGGTTGCTGATCTCGGCGGGGCGTCGCTCCAGGAGCGTGACGCCCAGCCCCGCCTCGGCGAGGTCTCCGGCGAGCAGCAGGCCGGTCGGTCCGGCGCCCACGACGATGACGTCCGTGTCGCGCGCCTCGCGGGCCGGGCCGGCCCCGCTCTCGCTCCGGCCGGTCCTGCGGTTCATGGCGTCCATGGCTTCCGCCTCCTGTGCCTGCTGTGACGGTGACTGCGGCTGTGGGCTGTGGCTGATGGTCATGCCAACGCATGTTGGTCAACGCTTGTTGGCAAGCGTAGGGCGGCCGGGCCTGGCGTGTCAACAGCCGTTGGCCTACAGTTGTTGGCATGGTCGAACATGCCCCCTCCACCACGGATGCCGTGCCGGACACCGCCCCCGCCGCGGCATCCGCCGCGATGTCCGATGCCGCCGCGGACCACGCCGGCGCCCCCGACGCCGAGGGCCCCGCGCCCGGCGAAGCGGCCGACCCCGCCCGCCCCCGCCGCTCCGCCGCGACCCGGGCCGCGATCCTCGCCGCCGCCAGGGACCGCTTCGCCGCGGACGGCTACGAGCGCGCCACCATCCGCGCCATCGCCAGGGACGCGGACATCGACCCGTCGATGGTGATGCGCTACTACGGCAACAAGGCCGGCCTCTTCGCCGCCGCCTCCGAGATCGAAGTGCACGCCCCGGACCTCACCCACTTCCCGCGCGAGGAGGCCGGTGCCCGGCTCGTCCGCCATTTCGTGGAGCGCTGGGAGTGCGACGAGACACTGACGGCGATGATGCGCGTCGGCGTCACCAACGAGGCGGGCGCGGAGCGGATGCGCGGCGTGTTCGCGGAGCAGATCAAGCCGGTCCTCGCCGCGGTCTGCCCGGTGCCCGAGGAGGCGCCGACCCGCGCCGCGCTGATCGCCTCCCAGATACTCGGCATGGCGCTGTGCCGCTATGTACTGCACCTCCCGCCGGCCGTCGGCCTCAGCCACGACGAGGTCATCGCCTGGCTGGCGCCCACCGTCCAGCGCTATCTGACGGCCGAACACCCCTGACCGCCACCGGGGCCGGGCGGCCTCCCCGGCGGTCGCTCACCGCGCGTACGCGGTCGGCGGGACCCCGACGGTGGCGGTGACATCGCGGACCAGATGCGCCTGGTCGCTGTAGCCCAGCTCGGCGGCGAGCGCGGCCCAGTCGACCTCCGCACCGGAGGCGGCGCGCTCCAGGGCCTCGTGCACCCGGTAGCGCAGCAGCACCCACTTGGGGCTGACCCCGACATATCCGGCGAAGAGCCGCTGCAGGGCCCGTACGGACAGGCCCTCGGCCCGTGCGAAGTCCGCGACCCGGCGGATCGTACGGTCCGTGCGGATCCGGTCGGCCAGCCCCATGGCGAGCTCGGCCTGGGCGAGAGTCCGCGGCCCGGCCCGCAGCAGCGGGATCAGAAAGGCGTCGAGCGCGGCCACCCGGGCGTCCTCGCCGTCCGGCTCCAGTACGGCGGCCGCGGCGTCGGTGGGCCCGAAGGCCGCGGCCAGCGGCAGCCGGCGGTCCGTCCAGTCCGTGGCCGGCCGCTCCGGGGTGAACGGCCGGAAGCCACCGGGCCGGAACTGCACCCCGCACACCCGCCCGCGCCCCGCCAGCTTCTGCTCGAACAGCTCCAGCCCCACGCCCGCGACCTCGCCGAACCCGGGCCGGTCGGCGTATCGCTGGAAGACGAGGTTCACGCACGGATGCGGGACGACATGCGTGGCGTACGGCTCGGACAGATCCCAGTCGATCAGCCAGTAATGCTCGACATAGGGGCGCAGCGGTTCGGCGGGCGTGCGGCGGCGGAAGCGCACCCGCGTGAAGAGACCGGGGGCGTCCACGATGCCCCGGGTGTCGCGCCGTGGAGCGGCCATGCCTGGAATCGTAAGACGGACCGCGCGGTCGCGAGAGGCCCTGTCGCGATTTTTCAATCCGCCGTCGGCGGCGGCCCGTAGCGTCATCGGTATGAGCGACAGACGAGACATCTCGGACGAAACACACAGCGGTGCACCGGCTCACCCGGCACAGCCAGCACGGACGCCACAGACAGCACGGACGCCACAGCCGGCACAGGCAGCCCATGCGACCCGCCCGGCCCCACCGATCAGCGCGCTGCTCGACGCGGCGGCCAGGGCGGCGCTCCCCGTACTGCGCGAGGTCCGCGACGACCAGCTGGGGTGGCCGACACCCTGCGCCGAGTACGACGTCCGCGCGCTGCTCAACCACCTCTTCCAGGTCGTCGTCGCTTTCCGGTCGCTGGCCGCCAAGAAGGACGTGGACTTCAGCAGCACCCCAGACCGGCTCGGCGAGTACGGGGCGCAGTGGCCCGACCGGTTCGCGGACGCGTCGGCGCAGCTGGTCGAGGCGTGGGCGGCGCCGGGCGCGGAGGACGGGCTGACCGGCGGGATGCAGCTGCCGGCCAGGACCGTCGGCGCGATGGTGCTGCTGGATCTGACCGTGCACGCCTGGGACCTGGCGCGGGCGACCGGCCGGCCGTACACACCGGCCGAGGGCTGTGTGGCCGAGCTGCGGACGCTGGTCGCCCAGATGGCTCCCACGGCCCGCAAGATGAACGTCTTCGCCGAACCGGCCCCCGTACCGCCCGGCGCCTCCGACCTGGAGGTGCTGCTGGCGGAGACGGGCCGCGACCCGCACTGGACGGCCGGCTGACGGGGCGTCGGCCGGAGCATCACCGGGGCGTTGGCCGGGGCAATCGCCGGAGCATCCGCCGGCGCTTCGGACTCGTCCGATTTTGCCCGCCTCACGCGGACTTCGTGCCTAGGCTGAACCAACCGGCAGTCGCAGACGAGGCGGAGGCAGCCCGCAGATGGATGAGCACCGCACCTCCCGTGACCGCCTCCCCGAGGCGCTGATCGACTTCTACGGGCTGGTGCCGCTGCCCCAAGAGGGCGGGCGGTACCGGCGTACATGGGCAGGCCCCGAGCGTGCCGACGGGCGGCCCGAGGGGACGGCGATCGTGATGCTGCTGACCGCCGAGCCGGGCGACTTCTCCGCGCTGCACCGGCTCCCGTCCGACGAGATCTGGCACTTCTACCGGGGCGATCCGCTCACCCTGTTCCTCCTCCGGGAGGACGGCGGCGGGGACACGGCCCGTACGGTCGTCCTCGGGCCGGACGTCCTGGGCGGGCAGCATGTCCAGTTCACGGTGCCGGCCGGTACCTGGATGGCCGCCGAGGTCGCCGACGGCGGCTCCTGGACGCTCTTCGGCTGCACGATGGCGCCCGGTTTCACCTTCGAGGACTACGAGCACGGGGACGCCGCCGTACTGGCCGCGCGCTTTCCCCGGGAGGCAGCGTGGATCACCGCCCTGAGCCGGCCATGACCGACACCCCGTCCGACACTCCGTCCGACACCCCGTCCGACGCCCCCCGCCACCCCGGCCTCCCCGACCTCCGGGGCCAGGTCGCCCTCGTCACCGGCGCCGCCGGCGTCCTCGGCCGGGGTATCGCGCTGCGGTTCGCCGCCGCGGGCGCCGCCGTCGTCGCGCACTACCGCACGGGCGCCGACGCGGCGCGGGAGCTGGTCGCGCAGATCGAGGCGGACGGCGGGAGCGCGCTGGCGCTGCGCGCCGATCTGGCCGTCGAGGAGGAGTGCCACCAACTGGTGACGGAGGCGGCCGGCTGGCGCGGGCGGCTGACCGCGCTGGTGAACAACGCGGGCGTGCAGCCGACCCAGGAGCTGGCGGCGATGTCGCTCGCCGACTGGCGGGCGGTGGCGGACCCGAATGTGCACAGCGTCTTCGCCTGCACCCAGGCCGCGGCGGCCGTGATGCGGGCGGCCGGCGGCGGCTCGGTGACCCATATCGCCTCGATCGAGGCGGACCGTCCGGCGCCGCGGCATGCCCACTACTGCGCGTCGAAGGCGGCGGTGGTGATGCATGCCCGCGCGGCGGCGCTGGAGTACGGGCCGGACGGTATCCGCGTCAACAGCGTCTCGCCGGGCCTGATCGACCGGCCCGGCCTGGCGGAGGACTGGCCGGAGGGGGTGCGGCGCTGGCAAGCGGCGGTGCCCGCAGGGCGGTTGGGCACCCCCGAGGACGTGGGCGACGCCTGCGTCTTCCTCGCCTCGCCGATGGCGTCCTGGATCACCGGTCACGAGCTGGTCGTGGACGGCGGTGTCTCGGCCCGCCCCACGTGGTGACCGGCGGGGCCCGGCGAGCGGCCCGGCGCCGCCCCCTGCGCAGGCCGCCGCGCCCGCGCTGAACCGTTACGGCCAGACCAGGCAGTACGCCTGGTGCCCCGCCTCGTGCAGCCGGTGGCTGAAGTCCTGCCACTCGTGCAGCAGCTGGTAGACGGTGAAGGCGTCCCGCGGGCCCCCGCGGTCGGGGACGGTGGACCAGATGAAGGCGGCCGCACCGACCGACTCCTCGCCGACCCCGCGCAGCGGATCGACCACGGTCATGGGGAGCTTGACGACGGCGTAGTCGGGGTGGAGGACGACGAGTTCGAGCGGCGGAACCTTATGGAGCGGTATGCCCTCTATACCGGTGAGGACCATGGCGGCCATCGTCTCCGGCTTGATCTTGCTGAACATGCCGCCCATGCCGAGCTCGTCACCGCCGAGCTCCTCGGGACGCATGGAGACCGGCACCCGGGCCGCGGTCGCACCGTTGGGCGCACCGAAGTACCTGTACGTCACCCCCATGCGGCCGCCTCTGATTTCCCCGCCTGTGGTCCTGTTGCCCGTGGATTCCGCGCGCGTGGTCCTGTCGCCCGTGGTGTCCTCGCGCCGGTGACGGCCGCGCTGGGCGCGCTCGGGACCCCGGTCATTGGTTCCCTCGCCCAGTTCGCCACCGCGATGCATATCTCCACCCGACCACTCGCAGCCCCAGCCGCGCAACCCGATCATCGTCTCAGAGACCTCCCCCGTCACCGGCGCGTGAAACGCCCGGCCGCACGCCCCCGTGCGCCTCTGAGACCATTGCTTGCGTGACTTACTCGTACGTCTCCACAGTTTCGCAGACGAGTGGGGGCTGACGCCCGGTCGAAAGCGAGAGGAATCAAAAAAGGATCGAGAATGAACCGAGCGGCGCCCGGAGGCGTACCGCGAGGGGATTCCCGCACCGATGTCAGCCGGGCCGTGTCCACGCGCCGCTGCCCTCCCTCCGTTTATGCAGGTCAGGATCACCGTGTCTTTTCCGTATGAAGCCCCTGTTTCGCAGTCGCTGTTCGACCGTGCGTCCGCCGTGACGCCGGGCGGCGTCAACTCTCCGGTGCGGGCGTTCCGCGCCGTGGGTGGTACGCCCCGGTTCATGGTGTCCGGTACCGGTCCGTACCTCACCGACGCCGACGGCCGTGAGTATGTCGACCTCGTGTGCTCGTGGGGACCGATGATTCTCGGTCACTCGCACCCCGAGGTGATCGCCGCGGTCCAGGAGGCCGTCGCCCGCGGTACGTCCTTCGGTACGCCGGGCGCGGGCGAGGTCGAGCTGGCCGAGGAGATCGTGGCCCGGATCGAGCCGGTCGAGCAGGTGCGGCTGGTCTCCAGCGGCACCGAGGCAACGATGTCGGCGATCAGGCTGGCCCGCGGGTTCACCGGCCGGCCGAAGGTGATCAAGTTCGCGGGCTGCTACCACGGGCATGTGGACGCGCTGCTGGCCGCGGCCGGATCGGGCGTGGCGACCTTCGGGCTGCCCGACACGCCGGGGGTCACGGGCGCGCAGGCCGGCGACACCATCGTGCTGCCCTACAACGACCTGGAGGCGGTGCGGGCCGCGTTCGCCGCGCACCCGGGGGAGATCGCCTGTGTGATCACGGAGGCCTCGCCGG
This genomic stretch from Streptomyces nigrescens harbors:
- a CDS encoding SDR family NAD(P)-dependent oxidoreductase, with protein sequence MTAEARTAVVTGASSGIGAATARALAAAGYHVVLTARRKDRIEALAAELPHAEAYALDVTDRAAVDAFAAALDRYPSVDVLVNNAGGALGAEPVATGDPADWRTMYEVNVLGVLHMTQALLPVLTASGDGTVVVLSSTAGHGTYEGGGGYVAAKHGAHVIAETLRLELCGEPVRVIEVAPGMVKTDEFATTRFRGDTAKAAKVYEGVDQPLSAEDVADTITWAITRPSHVNVDLLVVRPRAQASNSKVHRSS
- a CDS encoding YnfA family protein, producing the protein MLIARSAALFAVAALFEIGGAWLVWQGVREHKGWAWIGAGVLALGVYGFVATLQPDADFGRILAAYGGVFVAGSLAWGMVADGYRPDRWDVIGALVCLAGMAVIMYAPRGR
- a CDS encoding AAA family ATPase, producing MLIERAYVDVPEGAGAAEDGWPWTVPCVRQMAKEGLAFRAPVTFLVGENGSGKSTLAEALAEGFGLDSYGGSAGYKYASSREASLLGGLMRFDPTQEGRRMVRGPRVRRRGFFLRAETAMEALNRERSALKLSRSPDDMSHGEGFLMAFRERFSQRGLYVMDEPEAALSFSSCLELVGLMDELGSGGAQIICATHSPLLTALPGAEIVEVGEHGMRRVEWAELGLVDHWRRYLNDPRAYLRHVLEG
- a CDS encoding FAD-dependent monooxygenase; protein product: MDAMNRRTGRSESGAGPAREARDTDVIVVGAGPTGLLLAGDLAEAGLGVTLLERRPAEISNLTRALVVHARTLEQLDARGLADELVAGGHPLTGLRLFGRVTIDPTRLRTRFPFVLVTPQFEVERLLERRARRAGVTFRHDSEVLGLDQDADGVTVRFRTAEGLGAIRAAHVVGTDGVRSTIREAIGLPFPGKSVIRSLVLADVRLAQEPDSPLMVNANGEAFALIASFGGGLYRVIGWNRHHQADDDAPADLDEIRELTRLALGSDYGMHDARWVSRFHSDERQVPAYRVGRVFLAGDAAHVHSPAGAMGMNTGLQDAANLSWKLAAVLQGHAPDSLLDSYQTERHPVGKQALRSSGALIRVALLPTGPGRAVRTLATQVVNRLRPLSRRAIRTISGIGIAYPAGPGAHPLAGHRAPDIRLAGGGRLYELLRQGRFVLITPAGEPGVPQAPAGGGDSPHPGDGRVVTAFWRSPRRTALLVRPDGYIAWATDATAPAERAAALRGALAHWTGVEDGAPIATALTPPAHAADTPAGR
- a CDS encoding TetR family transcriptional regulator, translated to MVEHAPSTTDAVPDTAPAAASAAMSDAAADHAGAPDAEGPAPGEAADPARPRRSAATRAAILAAARDRFAADGYERATIRAIARDADIDPSMVMRYYGNKAGLFAAASEIEVHAPDLTHFPREEAGARLVRHFVERWECDETLTAMMRVGVTNEAGAERMRGVFAEQIKPVLAAVCPVPEEAPTRAALIASQILGMALCRYVLHLPPAVGLSHDEVIAWLAPTVQRYLTAEHP
- a CDS encoding helix-turn-helix domain-containing protein is translated as MAAPRRDTRGIVDAPGLFTRVRFRRRTPAEPLRPYVEHYWLIDWDLSEPYATHVVPHPCVNLVFQRYADRPGFGEVAGVGLELFEQKLAGRGRVCGVQFRPGGFRPFTPERPATDWTDRRLPLAAAFGPTDAAAAVLEPDGEDARVAALDAFLIPLLRAGPRTLAQAELAMGLADRIRTDRTIRRVADFARAEGLSVRALQRLFAGYVGVSPKWVLLRYRVHEALERAASGAEVDWAALAAELGYSDQAHLVRDVTATVGVPPTAYAR
- a CDS encoding TIGR03086 family metal-binding protein; translated protein: MSDRRDISDETHSGAPAHPAQPARTPQTARTPQPAQAAHATRPAPPISALLDAAARAALPVLREVRDDQLGWPTPCAEYDVRALLNHLFQVVVAFRSLAAKKDVDFSSTPDRLGEYGAQWPDRFADASAQLVEAWAAPGAEDGLTGGMQLPARTVGAMVLLDLTVHAWDLARATGRPYTPAEGCVAELRTLVAQMAPTARKMNVFAEPAPVPPGASDLEVLLAETGRDPHWTAG
- a CDS encoding cupin domain-containing protein, which encodes MDEHRTSRDRLPEALIDFYGLVPLPQEGGRYRRTWAGPERADGRPEGTAIVMLLTAEPGDFSALHRLPSDEIWHFYRGDPLTLFLLREDGGGDTARTVVLGPDVLGGQHVQFTVPAGTWMAAEVADGGSWTLFGCTMAPGFTFEDYEHGDAAVLAARFPREAAWITALSRP
- a CDS encoding SDR family NAD(P)-dependent oxidoreductase, whose product is MTDTPSDTPSDTPSDAPRHPGLPDLRGQVALVTGAAGVLGRGIALRFAAAGAAVVAHYRTGADAARELVAQIEADGGSALALRADLAVEEECHQLVTEAAGWRGRLTALVNNAGVQPTQELAAMSLADWRAVADPNVHSVFACTQAAAAVMRAAGGGSVTHIASIEADRPAPRHAHYCASKAAVVMHARAAALEYGPDGIRVNSVSPGLIDRPGLAEDWPEGVRRWQAAVPAGRLGTPEDVGDACVFLASPMASWITGHELVVDGGVSARPTW